A single Nitrosospira multiformis ATCC 25196 DNA region contains:
- a CDS encoding zinc-dependent alcohol dehydrogenase family protein: MKAILMNAPGAPEVLTPADVPMPDLAGAFDVRVKLHAAGVNPIDTKVRKANMYYPDRLPSILGCDGAGVVEAVGSSVTRVRAGDEVFFFNNGLGGAPGNYAEYAVVHEDYLALKPGNLSMVEAAAVPLALITAWEALIKRGNLKGSQIALIHAGAGGVGHIAIQLARYLKARVATTISSEEKAAFVQSLGAELAIDYRENDFVDTALEWTEGLGVNLALDTVGGETFCKSFSAIRLYGRVVSLLSTVCDAKQLNTARLRNLSIGYVQMTAPLYFGLHSARVVQTGILEQGARLLEQGILKIHVSRTLPLTEAAEAHRLIEAGHTLGKIVLKIV, translated from the coding sequence ATGAAAGCGATACTGATGAATGCTCCGGGTGCACCAGAGGTGTTGACACCTGCCGACGTTCCCATGCCCGATCTTGCCGGCGCATTTGATGTGCGGGTAAAGTTGCACGCGGCGGGCGTAAACCCGATCGATACCAAGGTGCGCAAGGCCAATATGTATTACCCGGACAGGCTTCCGTCCATTCTCGGATGTGATGGGGCGGGTGTGGTTGAAGCCGTTGGCAGTTCAGTGACCCGGGTACGCGCAGGCGATGAAGTCTTCTTTTTCAATAACGGTTTGGGCGGAGCGCCCGGAAACTATGCGGAATATGCGGTAGTGCATGAAGATTATCTGGCATTGAAACCTGGGAATCTGTCAATGGTGGAAGCAGCCGCTGTTCCGTTGGCTCTGATTACCGCCTGGGAAGCACTGATAAAGCGTGGCAATCTCAAGGGGAGCCAGATTGCGCTGATTCATGCCGGCGCGGGTGGCGTGGGTCATATTGCCATCCAGCTTGCCCGATACCTGAAGGCCCGGGTTGCAACGACAATTTCGAGCGAGGAAAAGGCTGCCTTCGTGCAATCCCTGGGAGCCGAGCTTGCAATCGATTATCGCGAAAATGACTTTGTGGACACTGCGCTCGAATGGACGGAGGGACTGGGTGTGAACCTCGCTCTGGATACTGTCGGTGGAGAGACGTTCTGCAAATCCTTCTCCGCCATCCGGCTGTATGGCAGGGTGGTATCGCTGCTTTCAACGGTCTGTGATGCAAAGCAGCTCAATACTGCCCGACTGCGCAACCTGAGCATCGGCTATGTGCAAATGACTGCTCCCCTTTATTTCGGTTTACATTCGGCGCGTGTAGTCCAAACCGGCATACTTGAACAAGGTGCAAGACTGCTCGAACAAGGTATTCTCAAGATTCACGTCAGCCGCACGCTGCCTCTGACGGAAGCCGCCGAAGCGCATCGTTTGATCGAAGCGGGGCATACTCTGGGCAAGATAGTGCTGAAGATTGTGTAG
- the aroC gene encoding chorismate synthase: MSGNTFGKLFCVTSFGESHGPALGCVVDGCPPGMELSAEDIQQDLDRRKPGTSRHVTQRREPDTVEILSGVFEGKTTGTPIALLIRNEDQRSKDYSKIMDTFRPGHADYVYWQKYGIRDYRGGGRSSARETAVRVAAAAIAKKWLRARYGVVIRGHMAQLGPVEIPFKQWEAVGENPFFSADPDIVPSLEEFMDKLRKSGDSVGARIRVVAEGVPVGWGEPVYDRLDAEIAYGMMSINAVKGVEIGAGFASVSQKGTEHSDEISPGGFLSNNAGGILGGISTGQDIVVNIAVKPTSSIRLPRRSVDKMGNPAIVETHGRHDPCVGIRATPIAEAMLALVLMDHALRNRAQNADVACTTPKIPGHTGPREGQEEGPSDSEPKVEFADDPEPDEA; encoded by the coding sequence ATGTCCGGCAATACCTTTGGCAAACTGTTTTGCGTGACGTCTTTCGGGGAATCCCATGGCCCTGCCTTAGGATGCGTAGTGGATGGTTGTCCCCCGGGAATGGAACTGTCCGCTGAGGATATCCAGCAGGATCTTGATCGGCGCAAGCCCGGCACCTCCCGGCACGTAACCCAGCGGCGCGAGCCCGATACGGTGGAAATTCTTTCGGGCGTGTTCGAGGGCAAGACTACGGGAACACCGATCGCGTTGTTGATTCGCAACGAAGATCAACGCAGCAAGGACTACAGCAAAATCATGGATACTTTCCGCCCCGGGCACGCGGACTATGTTTATTGGCAAAAATACGGCATACGCGATTACCGGGGAGGAGGACGTTCATCCGCGCGCGAAACCGCCGTGCGGGTGGCGGCAGCAGCCATAGCAAAAAAATGGCTGCGTGCAAGATATGGAGTGGTAATAAGAGGTCATATGGCGCAACTGGGACCTGTCGAGATTCCATTCAAACAATGGGAAGCAGTGGGTGAGAATCCCTTTTTTTCGGCTGACCCGGACATCGTGCCCAGCCTGGAAGAATTCATGGACAAACTGCGGAAATCGGGCGACTCGGTGGGCGCCAGGATTCGTGTGGTTGCCGAAGGTGTGCCCGTGGGGTGGGGCGAACCTGTATATGATCGCCTCGATGCCGAAATCGCCTATGGCATGATGAGCATCAACGCCGTTAAAGGCGTCGAAATCGGAGCTGGATTTGCTTCTGTAAGTCAGAAGGGAACGGAGCACTCCGATGAAATCAGTCCCGGGGGTTTTCTCAGCAATAATGCGGGAGGCATATTGGGCGGGATTTCCACCGGTCAGGATATCGTGGTGAATATCGCCGTCAAGCCCACTTCAAGCATACGTCTGCCGCGCCGCTCAGTAGACAAGATGGGCAATCCGGCAATAGTGGAAACTCATGGAAGACATGACCCCTGTGTCGGTATCCGGGCTACGCCCATTGCGGAAGCAATGCTGGCGCTGGTATTGATGGACCATGCGCTGCGCAATAGGGCACAAAACGCGGATGTTGCGTGCACAACTCCAAAAATTCCCGGCCACACTGGCCCTAGGGAAGGTCAGGAAGAGGGCCCGTCAGATAGCGAGCCAAAAGTGGAGTTTGCGGATGATCCCGAGCCGGATGAAGCGTGA
- a CDS encoding EAL domain-containing protein, with product MLSSLILIAIVVSFTGITYLSLMDDFESQRNAQHQRYAKEVEGLIDQVSINLHQLAGLIPFLEGMDKSLLSGNKEYVTQAFDPYWSPLQLNKGIELLRFYDSSNQQLAGWGTSQPNTYDALMSAWVHEVNAQEKPMSHLSCPTSCMQFAVAPLLVEGNNVGVIVIGTPLVDVILGFKDISGADIALLVREKGDLPESNKVKIANWDVTLAAHSREMNITVLDEVAANYPDLESLEEGILVSWHDRHLQIKPLFLERMAVSEDGARFMVVTDITSTIRTIHSSTQQNMIIGVVGLIFSEILLFIILTKPLSRLKHIVFTLPLLARSSFKNFRLELRSAGQKRWMKDEIDLLDETAVALSHQLEKLEDQVADRTRILASKMDELSKERDFINNLLDIAQVIVITQKADGEILTLNAYGETLIQYTEKELQGTPFLHLLALDGNLHDLPVHLEEVRCQRRDQLRHEANVVCKDASIRNILWLHSRLTRHSEDDPAMLSVGLDMTEHKRAEGRLAWLADHDPLTDLFNRRRFQEELEQMLNLAARYGYSGALLFFDLDQFKYINDTSGHQAGDALLKMVARLLLGNIRSVDILGRLGGDEFAVILPQTTAEGAIEVAKNTLASLNQGKITINGRTHKASASVGIALFPEHGSNVHDLLAAADLAMYQAKEAGRGGWHLFSDEEKTRERMHTLVYWKEKIEYALSHERFLFYFQPIMHVRRRTIDHYEVLLRMIDNDGTVLAPQFFIPAAEQTGLIHAIDHMVLRKSIAQSAEIQRAGQCIRFSINLSAHAFHDPELLPILKDAFAEYGADPSNFMFEITETAALEDLPAARELMEMIKKLGCSFTLDDFGVGFSSFYYIRQLPIDVVKIDGSFIRNLADSPDDQILVQALCDVARGFGKKTTAEFVENAATFSILEKMQIDYAQGFLIGTPSPAYDTSFSDFAKM from the coding sequence TTGCTGAGCAGCCTTATACTGATTGCCATCGTAGTCTCATTCACTGGGATTACCTATCTGAGCCTGATGGATGACTTCGAGAGCCAGAGAAATGCCCAGCACCAGCGCTATGCCAAGGAAGTTGAAGGACTGATCGACCAGGTTTCGATAAATTTGCATCAACTCGCCGGATTGATTCCTTTCCTGGAAGGAATGGATAAAAGTCTGCTCTCAGGTAACAAGGAATACGTCACCCAAGCATTTGATCCATATTGGTCGCCTTTGCAACTCAATAAAGGTATCGAATTGCTGCGTTTTTACGATAGCTCAAACCAGCAATTGGCAGGATGGGGAACTTCCCAGCCTAATACTTACGACGCATTGATGTCAGCCTGGGTGCACGAGGTGAATGCCCAGGAAAAGCCGATGAGCCATCTCAGCTGCCCCACCAGCTGCATGCAGTTTGCCGTGGCACCCTTGCTCGTGGAAGGTAACAACGTCGGCGTGATCGTCATCGGAACGCCCCTGGTCGATGTGATTCTGGGTTTCAAGGATATCTCGGGTGCCGATATCGCATTGCTGGTGAGGGAAAAAGGCGATTTGCCCGAAAGCAACAAGGTGAAAATTGCAAACTGGGATGTCACGCTTGCGGCACACAGCAGGGAAATGAACATTACTGTTCTGGATGAAGTTGCAGCGAATTATCCGGACCTGGAGAGTCTGGAGGAGGGCATCCTGGTTTCGTGGCACGATAGACACCTCCAGATAAAGCCGCTGTTTCTGGAGAGAATGGCCGTGTCGGAAGATGGTGCTCGCTTCATGGTTGTAACTGACATCACCTCCACGATCCGCACCATTCACAGCTCGACCCAGCAAAACATGATAATCGGCGTGGTCGGGCTCATATTCTCTGAAATACTGCTGTTCATCATTCTCACCAAGCCACTGTCGAGGCTCAAGCACATCGTTTTTACTCTCCCTCTTCTGGCCCGCAGCAGTTTCAAGAATTTTCGCCTGGAGCTTCGCTCTGCCGGCCAGAAACGATGGATGAAAGATGAAATTGACCTGCTGGATGAAACAGCGGTGGCCCTGTCACATCAACTGGAGAAGCTCGAGGATCAGGTGGCGGACAGGACCCGTATACTGGCCAGCAAGATGGACGAGCTAAGCAAGGAGAGGGATTTCATTAACAATCTGCTGGACATTGCGCAAGTAATCGTAATCACGCAAAAGGCGGATGGCGAGATTCTCACACTCAATGCCTATGGTGAAACGCTTATTCAGTATACGGAAAAAGAACTGCAGGGAACGCCCTTTCTCCATCTTCTGGCACTCGATGGAAATCTGCACGACCTTCCCGTTCACCTGGAAGAGGTGCGGTGCCAACGAAGAGACCAGCTTCGGCACGAAGCGAATGTCGTATGCAAGGATGCTTCCATTCGTAATATTCTGTGGCTGCATTCACGCCTCACCCGGCACAGCGAGGATGACCCCGCAATGTTATCGGTGGGTCTCGACATGACGGAACACAAGCGTGCTGAAGGGCGTCTTGCCTGGCTGGCGGATCATGATCCGCTCACGGATCTTTTCAATCGCCGCCGCTTCCAGGAAGAACTGGAACAGATGCTGAATCTTGCCGCGCGTTACGGGTACTCGGGAGCCTTGCTCTTTTTTGACCTTGATCAGTTCAAATACATCAACGATACCAGCGGGCATCAGGCGGGGGATGCCTTGCTTAAAATGGTCGCGCGTCTGCTGCTTGGCAATATTCGCAGCGTCGACATACTTGGCCGCCTGGGAGGCGATGAATTCGCAGTGATTTTGCCCCAAACGACAGCCGAAGGGGCGATAGAAGTGGCAAAAAATACGCTTGCGAGCCTGAATCAGGGAAAGATTACGATAAATGGTCGCACTCATAAAGCGTCAGCCAGCGTCGGTATCGCACTTTTTCCGGAGCACGGCAGCAATGTCCATGATCTCCTGGCCGCAGCCGATCTCGCCATGTATCAGGCAAAGGAAGCCGGACGAGGAGGATGGCATTTGTTTTCTGACGAAGAGAAAACACGTGAACGCATGCATACTCTTGTCTATTGGAAGGAGAAGATTGAGTATGCTCTTTCACACGAACGTTTCCTGTTCTATTTCCAGCCCATCATGCATGTTCGACGCAGGACCATCGATCATTACGAGGTGCTGCTTCGCATGATCGACAATGATGGAACTGTTCTTGCACCCCAGTTTTTCATCCCCGCCGCGGAACAGACAGGTCTTATTCATGCCATCGACCATATGGTTTTACGTAAATCCATTGCGCAATCAGCTGAAATACAACGCGCCGGTCAGTGCATCCGTTTTTCCATAAACTTGTCGGCGCATGCATTTCACGATCCGGAACTGCTGCCGATACTGAAAGATGCATTTGCCGAGTATGGCGCGGATCCATCGAATTTCATGTTTGAAATAACCGAGACAGCAGCGCTTGAGGATTTGCCCGCGGCGCGGGAACTCATGGAGATGATTAAAAAGCTGGGCTGCAGTTTCACGCTGGATGATTTCGGTGTCGGTTTCTCCTCCTTCTATTACATCCGGCAACTGCCGATCGATGTTGTAAAGATCGATGGCTCCTTCATACGAAATCTGGCAGACAGCCCCGATGACCAAATACTGGTGCAGGCTTTGTGCGATGTGGCAAGGGGATTCGGAAAGAAGACAACGGCGGAGTTCGTGGAAAATGCAGCGACCTTTTCAATCCTTGAGAAAATGCAGATCGACTATGCCCAGGGATTTTTGATTGGAACGCCTTCTCCCGCTTATGACACATCGTTCAGCGATTTCGCGAAGATGTGA